Proteins encoded by one window of Sulfurospirillum barnesii SES-3:
- the nifN gene encoding nitrogenase iron-molybdenum cofactor biosynthesis protein NifN → MGELKAIKPLHVNPLKLSQPMGATLAFLGIKNCMPLMHGAQGCASFTKVLFTRHFNDPIAIQTTAVNDITAVIDGGEYSISVAIENITQKVSPDLVGLFTTGLSETKGDDIKGASLLLKDKQAIVWAHTPDFEGGLESGWALSVQGIIEQLIEPSLTCNKDKVLLIPNVNLSAIEVEKIKESLELFDFEVYALPDLSDSLDGHLGIKQGALSSGGISVEAIKKLGDTGLVITVGRSVKKCGELFCEKNAKATHLHFDSLVGLQACDDFYAKLLTCKGLSKPHASIQRWRKRLQDVLLDTHFVLGKAKILLADEPDNAYAMAKALMEVGADVKAVISQKSEVQEGFTCNVSVGDFEDVEEALPACDMLISNFHAERLAHTYHKALLLRGFPNYEQVGVGLRHNVLYEGSCNFLCEVNNLLVHQ, encoded by the coding sequence ATGGGAGAATTAAAAGCCATAAAACCTTTACATGTAAACCCTTTGAAGCTCTCTCAACCCATGGGAGCGACACTGGCGTTTTTGGGGATTAAGAACTGTATGCCTTTGATGCACGGAGCGCAAGGGTGTGCGTCGTTTACTAAGGTGCTTTTTACCAGACATTTTAACGACCCCATCGCCATTCAAACCACGGCGGTCAACGACATCACTGCCGTCATCGATGGAGGCGAGTACTCTATCTCCGTGGCGATTGAAAACATTACCCAAAAAGTGAGCCCTGATTTGGTGGGGCTTTTTACCACGGGCTTGAGCGAAACCAAAGGCGATGACATCAAGGGAGCAAGTTTACTGTTAAAAGATAAACAAGCCATTGTTTGGGCGCATACGCCTGATTTTGAGGGTGGTTTGGAAAGCGGTTGGGCTTTGAGTGTGCAAGGCATCATCGAACAACTCATCGAGCCAAGCCTTACATGTAACAAAGACAAAGTCCTCCTCATCCCCAATGTCAATCTAAGCGCCATAGAGGTCGAGAAAATCAAAGAGAGCTTGGAACTTTTTGACTTTGAGGTGTACGCATTGCCCGATTTGAGCGATTCGCTTGATGGGCATTTGGGCATCAAGCAAGGTGCCCTTAGTAGCGGAGGCATCAGCGTAGAGGCGATAAAAAAGCTAGGCGACACAGGGCTTGTCATAACCGTGGGGCGCTCCGTGAAAAAGTGCGGAGAGCTTTTTTGTGAGAAAAATGCAAAAGCAACGCATCTTCATTTTGATAGCCTTGTAGGGCTTCAAGCGTGCGATGATTTTTACGCAAAATTGCTTACATGTAAAGGTCTTAGCAAACCTCACGCTTCCATTCAGCGATGGCGAAAAAGGCTTCAAGACGTGCTTTTAGATACGCATTTTGTGTTAGGAAAAGCCAAGATTCTCCTTGCCGATGAGCCTGATAATGCGTATGCGATGGCAAAGGCGTTAATGGAAGTTGGTGCAGACGTAAAAGCCGTAATCTCTCAGAAAAGTGAGGTGCAAGAGGGCTTTACATGTAACGTCTCTGTGGGAGATTTTGAAGATGTGGAAGAGGCATTGCCTGCTTGTGATATGCTTATTTCAAATTTTCACGCTGAGCGTTTGGCACACACCTACCACAAAGCACTTTTGCTTCGAGGCTTTCCCAATTACGAGCAAGTGGGCGTGGGGCTAAGACACAATGTTTTGTATGAGGGGAGTTGTAATTTTTTATGTGAGGTGAACAATCTTTTGGTGCATCAGTAG
- a CDS encoding ferritin-like domain-containing protein, whose protein sequence is MKRDKSIELLNLAIGDELSAVHQYMFFHFHCDDQGYDLLSSLFKRIAIMEMLHIEKLADRVLFLKGTIEMKAAEEVKQIITVKEMIEFARQSEEDAIVMYNNFALECGNHADSVSKKLFEELVLEEEGHYAEFDDEMENMLKFGEQYLVLQSMERSKKKATMAAAGTPGEMA, encoded by the coding sequence ATGAAGCGTGATAAAAGTATAGAGTTACTCAATCTTGCCATTGGCGATGAACTCTCAGCAGTGCATCAATATATGTTCTTTCACTTCCACTGTGATGACCAAGGCTATGACCTACTTTCAAGCCTCTTTAAACGCATTGCGATTATGGAGATGTTGCATATTGAAAAATTAGCCGATAGGGTTTTGTTTCTCAAAGGCACTATAGAGATGAAAGCAGCTGAAGAGGTGAAACAAATTATCACGGTTAAAGAGATGATAGAGTTTGCACGTCAAAGCGAAGAAGATGCCATTGTTATGTACAACAACTTCGCCCTTGAATGTGGCAATCACGCCGATAGCGTCTCTAAAAAACTCTTTGAAGAGTTGGTCTTAGAAGAAGAAGGGCACTACGCAGAGTTTGACGATGAAATGGAAAATATGCTTAAATTTGGTGAACAATACTTAGTGCTTCAATCTATGGAGCGCAGTAAGAAAAAAGCCACAATGGCAGCAGCTGGTACTCCTGGCGAAATGGCCTGA
- the mmuM gene encoding homocysteine S-methyltransferase: MNPLTPFLEAQKVFILDGAFGTELERKGYDINDSLWSAKFLMEKPEAIAEVHLDYLNAGSDCITTASYQASFEGFMKRGMSEAEAKALIVSSVKIAQKVRDDFWSDTKNHVKRLKPLVAASIGPYGAYLADGSEFRGNYGLSMEALMNFHRKRLLTLIEAKPDLLACETIPCLVEAKALCALLEGYPAVSAWVSFSAKDGEHINSGEKVRECAQFLESQKQIVAIGINCTAPQFIESLIDEIKAVSSKPIIVYPNGGSSYNALTKTWDGLSKNASYGKMAYGWYQKGARLIGGCCQTTPEDIAQIAVWVRA; encoded by the coding sequence ATGAATCCCCTAACTCCTTTTTTAGAAGCGCAAAAAGTATTTATTTTAGATGGAGCCTTTGGCACGGAGCTTGAGCGCAAAGGCTATGACATTAACGACTCTCTTTGGTCAGCCAAATTTCTCATGGAAAAACCAGAAGCAATTGCGGAAGTGCATTTGGATTATCTGAATGCGGGCAGTGATTGCATTACCACAGCGAGTTATCAAGCGAGTTTTGAGGGGTTTATGAAGCGTGGGATGAGCGAAGCAGAAGCCAAAGCGCTCATTGTCTCTTCGGTAAAAATCGCTCAAAAGGTTCGTGATGATTTTTGGTCAGATACAAAAAATCACGTTAAACGCTTAAAACCTTTGGTCGCAGCCTCCATTGGGCCTTATGGGGCGTATTTGGCAGATGGTTCAGAGTTTCGGGGGAATTATGGACTCAGTATGGAAGCGCTAATGAACTTTCATCGTAAACGACTTTTAACACTCATTGAAGCCAAACCTGACTTACTCGCATGTGAGACCATTCCTTGTCTTGTGGAAGCTAAAGCTTTGTGCGCACTTTTAGAGGGTTATCCTGCCGTGAGTGCATGGGTGAGTTTTAGTGCGAAGGATGGAGAGCATATTAACAGTGGTGAGAAAGTGCGTGAATGTGCTCAGTTTTTGGAGAGCCAAAAGCAAATTGTGGCTATTGGTATTAACTGCACCGCACCCCAATTCATTGAATCGCTCATAGACGAGATAAAAGCGGTCTCTTCAAAGCCTATTATCGTTTACCCCAACGGTGGATCATCTTACAATGCGCTCACGAAAACATGGGATGGGCTCTCTAAAAATGCCTCCTATGGAAAGATGGCGTATGGGTGGTACCAAAAAGGGGCAAGGTTGATTGGGGGATGTTGCCAGACAACGCCTGAGGACATTGCGCAAATTGCAGTGTGGGTAAGAGCGTAA